From a single Bacillus pseudomycoides DSM 12442 genomic region:
- a CDS encoding succinate dehydrogenase cytochrome b558 subunit: MKGREYTFRKWHSLMGVIPVGVFLTQHLVVNNFATRGAEAFNKAAHFMELLPFRYALEIFVIFLPILYHAIYGLYIAFTAKNNATSYSYFRNWMFVFQRISGVVTLIFLSWHVWETRIQAAMGKQVNYDMMADILSNPVMFGFYLVGVVSTIFHFANGLWTFCISWGITVSPRSQRISTYVTLAIFLGLSYVGVSALLAFIDPQLANQ, translated from the coding sequence ATGAAAGGCCGCGAGTATACGTTTCGCAAGTGGCACTCATTAATGGGGGTCATTCCGGTTGGTGTCTTTTTGACGCAACATTTAGTAGTAAACAATTTTGCAACAAGAGGGGCAGAGGCTTTTAACAAAGCTGCTCATTTTATGGAGCTCCTTCCATTCCGGTATGCGCTAGAAATTTTCGTCATCTTTTTACCGATACTGTACCATGCTATATATGGATTATATATTGCATTTACAGCTAAGAACAATGCGACATCTTATAGTTATTTCCGTAACTGGATGTTCGTCTTCCAACGAATCTCAGGTGTCGTTACGCTTATTTTCTTATCTTGGCACGTTTGGGAAACACGTATTCAGGCAGCAATGGGTAAGCAGGTAAATTATGACATGATGGCAGATATTTTAAGCAACCCAGTTATGTTTGGTTTCTACTTAGTTGGGGTTGTATCAACAATTTTCCACTTTGCGAATGGATTATGGACATTCTGCATTAGCTGGGGAATTACAGTATCGCCACGTTCACAACGTATCTCTACTTATGTAACATTAGCTATTTTCTTAGGTTTATCTTATGTAGGTGTGAGTGCATTATTAGCGTTCATCGATCCACAGCTAGCAAATCAGTAA
- the sdhA gene encoding succinate dehydrogenase flavoprotein subunit, giving the protein MKGKLIVVGGGLAGLMATIKAAEAGVNVELFSLVPVKRSHSVCAQGGMNGAVNTKGEGDSPWIHFDDTIYGGDFLANQPPVKAMCEAAPGIIHLMDRMGVMFNRTEEGLLDFRRFGGTQHHRTAFAGATTGQQLLYALDEQVRRHEVAGLVTKYEGWDFLRAVVDDEGVCRGIVAQDLQSMEIKSFQADAVIMATGGPGIIFGKSTNSIINTGTAASAVYQQGAYYANGEFIQIHPTAIPGDDKLRLMSESARGEGGRVWTYKDGKPWYFLEEKYPAYGNLVPRDIATREIFDVCVEQKLGINGENMVYLDLSHKDPKELDIKLGGIIEIYEKFTGDDPRKLPMKIFPAVHYSMGGLWVDYKQMTSIPGLFAAGECDYSMHGGNRLGANSLLSAIYGGMVAGPNAIEYMKGLSKSSDAVSSTLYEQNELIETEKFNNILTLDGNENAYVLHKELGEWMTDNVTVVRENKKLLETDAKIQELMERYKRININDTAKWSNQGASFTRQLANMFELARVITIGAYNRNESRGAHYKPEFPNRDDANFLKTTMAKFEGEGNAPAFHYEDVDVSLIKPRKRDYSSKHDVAAKGEEKGDKQHV; this is encoded by the coding sequence ATGAAAGGGAAACTTATAGTAGTCGGTGGTGGCTTAGCCGGCTTAATGGCAACGATTAAGGCAGCAGAAGCAGGAGTAAACGTGGAACTGTTCTCTTTAGTACCAGTAAAACGTTCGCATTCTGTATGTGCACAGGGTGGCATGAACGGTGCTGTAAATACGAAAGGTGAAGGGGATTCTCCATGGATTCACTTTGACGATACAATCTATGGTGGTGACTTCTTAGCGAACCAGCCGCCAGTTAAAGCAATGTGTGAAGCAGCGCCTGGTATTATTCATTTAATGGACCGTATGGGTGTTATGTTTAACCGTACAGAAGAAGGACTTCTTGATTTCCGTCGTTTCGGGGGAACACAACATCACCGTACAGCATTCGCTGGTGCAACAACTGGCCAACAATTATTGTACGCATTAGATGAGCAAGTACGCCGTCATGAAGTAGCAGGACTTGTAACGAAATATGAAGGTTGGGATTTCTTACGTGCTGTTGTGGATGACGAAGGCGTATGTCGCGGAATCGTCGCACAAGACTTACAATCTATGGAGATTAAGAGTTTCCAAGCTGATGCCGTAATTATGGCAACAGGGGGCCCTGGTATCATCTTCGGAAAATCAACAAACTCTATTATTAATACAGGTACAGCAGCATCTGCTGTATATCAACAAGGTGCATATTATGCGAATGGTGAGTTCATTCAAATTCACCCAACAGCAATTCCTGGGGACGATAAGTTACGTCTAATGAGTGAATCTGCACGTGGTGAAGGTGGACGCGTATGGACGTATAAAGACGGTAAGCCATGGTACTTCTTAGAAGAGAAATATCCTGCATATGGAAACCTTGTGCCTCGTGATATCGCAACGCGTGAAATTTTTGACGTGTGTGTCGAGCAAAAACTAGGTATTAACGGTGAAAACATGGTATATCTAGATCTTTCTCATAAAGATCCGAAAGAACTAGATATTAAACTTGGTGGAATTATTGAAATCTATGAAAAGTTCACAGGTGATGATCCTCGTAAACTACCGATGAAAATCTTCCCTGCTGTTCATTATTCAATGGGCGGACTATGGGTTGATTATAAGCAAATGACAAGTATTCCAGGGTTATTTGCAGCAGGTGAGTGTGATTACTCTATGCACGGTGGTAACCGATTAGGTGCTAACTCGTTACTTTCAGCGATTTATGGCGGTATGGTAGCGGGACCAAATGCGATTGAATATATGAAAGGTCTTTCAAAATCATCTGATGCTGTTTCATCTACTTTATACGAGCAAAATGAATTAATCGAAACAGAGAAATTTAACAATATTTTAACGTTAGATGGTAATGAAAATGCATATGTTCTTCATAAAGAGCTTGGAGAATGGATGACGGATAACGTTACAGTAGTTCGTGAAAATAAAAAGTTATTAGAAACAGATGCGAAAATTCAAGAGTTAATGGAACGTTATAAACGCATTAACATTAACGATACAGCAAAATGGAGTAACCAAGGTGCTTCGTTTACACGCCAACTGGCAAATATGTTTGAATTAGCTCGTGTTATTACAATTGGTGCGTATAACCGTAATGAAAGCCGCGGTGCGCATTATAAACCAGAATTCCCAAATCGTGATGATGCGAACTTCTTAAAAACTACAATGGCGAAGTTTGAAGGAGAAGGAA